A genomic window from Armatimonadota bacterium includes:
- a CDS encoding response regulator transcription factor → MLNVLVVEDNARLRAALKRGLEELPDVRVAYDCDSGEAALAYCLEHRPDAILLDVQLAGAVNGIDTAVAVRRELPRQPVVFYSIQDDEAYYRAFRSSGILSHYAYVRKSNYLLPEMILPLLQDAVAGKSFIDPEIEVRVQEVRHKDAQSPMALLEPNEQEVARMLARGMTNQQIAARMGFRDKRTISRTNGQVYAAWGLGDTATDDKVARTRAALIVRAGRLISWDRQGRPRVLNERGEWVEWEG, encoded by the coding sequence ATGCTCAACGTGCTGGTGGTGGAGGACAACGCGCGGCTGCGCGCGGCCCTCAAGCGCGGGCTGGAGGAGCTGCCCGACGTGCGGGTGGCCTACGACTGCGACTCGGGGGAGGCCGCGCTCGCGTACTGCCTGGAGCATCGCCCCGACGCCATCCTGCTGGACGTGCAGCTCGCAGGCGCGGTCAACGGCATTGACACCGCGGTCGCGGTGCGCCGGGAATTGCCGCGCCAGCCGGTGGTGTTCTACTCCATCCAGGACGACGAGGCCTACTACCGCGCCTTCCGCAGCTCCGGCATCCTCAGCCACTACGCCTACGTGCGCAAGTCCAACTACCTGCTGCCAGAGATGATTCTGCCGCTGCTGCAGGATGCGGTAGCGGGCAAGAGCTTCATTGATCCCGAGATTGAAGTGCGGGTGCAGGAGGTGCGGCACAAGGACGCGCAGTCGCCGATGGCGCTGCTCGAGCCCAACGAGCAGGAGGTGGCGCGGATGCTGGCGCGCGGCATGACCAACCAGCAGATCGCCGCCCGGATGGGCTTTCGCGACAAGCGCACCATCAGCCGCACCAACGGCCAGGTCTATGCCGCGTGGGGCCTGGGCGACACCGCCACCGACGACAAGGTGGCGCGCACGCGCGCCGCCCTCATCGTGCGCGCGGGACGCCTCATCTCCTGGGACCGACAGGGTCGCCCCCGCGTGCTCAACGAACGCGGGGAATGGGTCGAGTGGGAGGGGTGA
- a CDS encoding radical SAM protein: protein MLSMPSSWKAPTPTLRTRAKVAATHALADPLFSLLARSSDESLVRLVAVLERYVARYPAHRAQLQQLRELFERRHPSLELGRKIMTQLHPNCRRKLIINLGVNATWLGQHIRNDFKAQFGLLPPYLMVISPTMRCNLKCLGCYAGEYPRDTDPMSFETLDRVVTEAKQIGMFMFTITGGEPFVRPDLLDLYEKHSDAVFLVYTNGTRISDAAIERLQRLGNVAPAISIEGFEKETDFRRGKGVYAQVMDTMERLRQAGVLFGFSGTVTRLNADAYLRDEFLDLMIEKGCLFGWFFMFVPVGQDATVELMPTAAQRDAMRRKIMQARRTRPIFVADFWNDGCLTGGCMSAGTLYLHLNFRGDLEPCVFMHFASDNIHDLYANGDHLWDVLRSPLFTAIRDVNRSQPNPLRPCPIVDHNELLEEVLTKTEGVYFTHKGAQDIIGRLAQPVREWSAAYAEMAETAWNSPEYEWARTGAWLKEKPPATPAETRH from the coding sequence ATGCTGTCTATGCCGTCCTCGTGGAAAGCGCCGACCCCGACCCTGCGCACCCGCGCCAAGGTCGCGGCGACCCACGCCCTAGCCGATCCCCTTTTCAGCCTGCTCGCTCGCAGCTCGGACGAGAGCCTGGTGCGCTTGGTCGCCGTGCTCGAGCGCTACGTCGCACGCTACCCCGCGCACCGCGCGCAACTGCAGCAGCTGCGGGAGCTGTTCGAGCGCCGGCACCCGTCGCTGGAGCTGGGGCGCAAGATCATGACCCAGCTTCACCCTAACTGCCGCCGCAAGCTGATCATCAACCTGGGGGTCAACGCCACTTGGCTGGGGCAGCACATCCGCAATGATTTCAAGGCCCAGTTCGGCCTGCTCCCCCCCTACCTGATGGTCATCAGCCCCACCATGCGCTGCAACCTCAAGTGCCTGGGGTGCTACGCCGGCGAGTATCCCCGCGACACCGACCCCATGAGCTTCGAGACCCTCGACCGCGTGGTGACCGAAGCCAAGCAGATAGGCATGTTCATGTTCACCATCACCGGCGGCGAGCCGTTTGTGCGCCCGGATCTGCTCGACCTCTACGAGAAGCACAGCGACGCGGTGTTCCTGGTCTACACCAACGGCACTCGCATCTCCGACGCCGCCATCGAACGCCTGCAGCGGCTGGGCAACGTCGCCCCCGCCATCAGCATCGAGGGCTTCGAGAAGGAGACCGACTTCCGCCGCGGCAAGGGCGTCTATGCCCAGGTGATGGACACCATGGAGCGGCTGCGGCAGGCGGGGGTGCTGTTCGGCTTCTCCGGCACCGTCACCCGCCTCAACGCCGACGCCTACCTGCGCGACGAGTTCCTCGACCTGATGATCGAGAAGGGCTGCCTCTTCGGGTGGTTCTTCATGTTCGTGCCGGTGGGGCAAGATGCGACGGTGGAGCTCATGCCCACCGCCGCCCAGCGCGACGCCATGCGCCGCAAGATCATGCAGGCGCGACGCACGCGGCCGATTTTCGTCGCCGACTTCTGGAACGACGGCTGCCTCACGGGGGGATGCATGTCCGCCGGCACCCTCTACCTGCACCTGAACTTCCGCGGCGACCTCGAGCCCTGCGTCTTCATGCATTTCGCCAGCGACAATATCCACGACCTCTACGCCAACGGCGACCACCTGTGGGATGTCCTGCGGTCGCCCCTGTTCACCGCCATCCGCGACGTCAACCGCAGCCAGCCCAACCCGCTGCGCCCCTGCCCCATCGTGGATCACAACGAGCTGCTGGAGGAGGTCCTCACCAAGACCGAGGGCGTTTACTTCACCCACAAGGGCGCGCAGGACATCATCGGGCGGCTGGCGCAGCCCGTGCGCGAGTGGTCCGCCGCCTACGCCGAAATGGCCGAGACGGCGTGGAACAGCCCCGAGTACGAGTGGG